In the genome of Impatiens glandulifera chromosome 6, dImpGla2.1, whole genome shotgun sequence, the window TTGAATGTGTCGATTGTCCCACGTCTTCTACAGGTTGCTTGTCATCTTTCAGTAATTCATCGGATTCGACTTTCAATTCTTGACGATCGTTTTTCCACTTTTGCCTTGTTATTTCTTAATCGGCCTTTTGTTTCTGTCTTTTAATTTCATCAGCGATCCTCCATGATTTTAACAAGTCGGTTATTTGTTGACACTGTTCCGCGATTACCTTCCACGGTTCTGGCTGCACTTTCTTCTGTATATGTCGTGAATCGTCCCTTGCACATGACCCAAACTCACGTCGCAATAGTTGTTTTAACTCTCTCCACGTCAATCCTCTGCTGAGAGTTTTCATGACCACGTGTTCCCTAAGCCATCGTAGTGCTTTTTCCCTCATGTGACTTGTCGCAAGATGAACCTCGTCTTCTTCAAGTGTGTCGTTAACCCGAAAAAATCTTTCTGCCTCATAAATCCAATCTTCAACATTTTCTCTaaagaattttggaaaattcattTTGATACTCAGAACACTTTATTCATTCATGCTCTGTATACGTGTTATCACCATTTTGCCAAGAacgttgctctgataccaatgatATAGCTTAAAGTAGATTTAACTGATAACCTAGCTATAAGTGAGAGATACCTTGATTTAAGTGAAGAATAGAATATAATGGAAGTGAGAATGAGATTCACAAATATTAGGTGAGTAAGACTTTAACgataaggaagaagaagatgtgagatagaaaatatagagagagaagtTAACCTTAGAAATTTCTGTAAAAATGTTGGGGTTAGAAATaacctggctctgataccaatgatATATATCTTAAAGtagatttatgtatatatattttgaaattacaTAAAAAGTAGAATTAGAATAAAGAACGAAGAGAATATAAGATAACACTTGAATTGATAGAAGAGAGATAGAACCCTAATAGGGTGAATACAATGGGGGGAGAAATAAGAAGATAGAGAGAAGTTGATCTTAAGAGAATTCTCGAATAATGTCTAATGTGTTTTCTATAGACCCCGATCTCTTCTTTATATAGCCTCTACCTACCATAATCAATCCTCAGCCGAATATTCtgtagattatattattttctatatatactCTCCAGCTGCCATAATTAGTTGCCCGTCAATCTCACAATCTTAACTactaccttattaataattatttatttccatataaataattattaattctaaatcaattaatattcCATATTTTGGTTTACTGCCTTATTAATAAGAGTTACGTCTACCCATCAACTTATTTTAGGGTTAAGAACCCTAACCCCTAATAATCCCTCGAAACACCTTCATAGCAGTGGTAGTAGGTGGCTCTTCAGCGATCACCAATGCCTCTGTTATGATGATGGATGTggggtgctcctcttcattccaaaagtttatttcaaactcgtAGGCCATCAAATCGGCTAACAAATCATAGAGCTCCATCCTGTTTAGGTCTATAGATTCCCTCATCGCCATCATCTTGATATCCCACTCTCTAGGCAGAGCACGCATGACATTGATTGCAACCTTTATGTTGTTGTAAGTCTTGCCCAAAGTGGATAGAAAAGTGATAACCTTACTTAATCTTTCATCGAACTTAGTCATCatctctccaggacgcatcttaaaGTTATTGAACTACTGTGTGGCAATCATGAGTCTATTTTCTTTGGTTTACTCTTTGTCCTCACACAGTTTAGTCATcttctcccaaatatctttggCAGTGGGGCATGTGATGATCTTGTTGAATATGTTGTCATCAAAtgtcttgtagaggatgtctttGGATATGTTGTCAaggttgttctttcttttatcttcactagttcactcagatctagccttctcaatctttattggaCCTTCGATGATaacaaaccacatgtcatcatctatggcagcTAGACGAGCATGGACTCTCGCCTTCCACACGACATAGTTTTCCTTTGAGGACATGGGAACATTGTTGATGACagccatagacatgattcagattctatagaagcttgagaatagaaaatgaaGCTCCGATACCAATTGATAAGATTAATGAtatcaatagagacaggggtctaactattgatgacaacttctggaaaacggtttgGTAAAAATTCTATTAGGGATTAGTAtcattttctattcttcacaaacccttgcaaacacttgaagcaattcaagtgcggaactattggctcaggtttgaagctacgAACCAATGAGAGAAGAAAAGACAGAATTTAAATGACACAACaagttttttatggatgttcggaggaAACTCTAATATGTCACCCTCCTTTcaacaaccagaaggatttcactaactTCCTTAGATGAAATACAGATTACTAAACTAGTTATccctctgttgaacaaaacaacatttgttcaacttacaacactgaaattTTCGCtcagaaaagacagtatgtaattacaatgtattcacaactagcactagtaaaaaaactCTATAACGATTGTTAAAACTAATCAATATTATTCTTCAAACCGGTCGTTATAGGTCTATAGCGATTGGTCATATATCAATCGCTCTCAATCGGCAAAAGTCTTCTAGTTATTGCCATAATTGGCAACGGCGATTGGTGGATGATCAATCGCTATAGACAGATGGCGATTGGTTAAATAACCAATCGCTACTACCAGGCGAAGACTGTGGCAATTGGTTAGTGACCATTGGTGTTTCTCATTGAGTTTGGCGATTGGTAATTTTACCAATCGCAATagaccttttttttaattaaaaaaaaaatcgctTCAATACAAAACTAAATAATCATCCATAGTCATTAAGACTTTACATCATAAAACAATAACATCATAAAACAATATCATATGATATTTGAGTTGGCCAGGTAACAGCGTCAATGTAACCAAGGAATGAATCTTATATCAATACCTCATTACCTCTCCTATTGAAACAAGGTCATCTTTTTTAACTAGAGTTTAGTACAATCATTTTACAGGAAAGGAAACAAAAGAAAagacaataacaaataaaagtGTATTAGATTCATATCAATGCCTCATTATGTTGTAAAGACATCCATCAAATTCTAAATTTCTTAGCTCTTATTGACTATACTCTTTCTTTGCAATGGCATACTAATAAGAATCTCCATTTCAATCTTGAATCTTTCCAGGGTAATAACTCAACTTATTTCTTGAGCAACTATTACATTATAAGTTATAGGGGGCATAGGAGCTAGTGAAGAACCAAACATCTGTAGTTTAAGCATAAAACATCCACAAACTTACACCTTTCACATGCTTCAGAAGACATGATCTGAGTCAGCATCATTTGTCTCCTCTCATCTGCATCCCTGATAATTTAGATCCATAATTCAtgtaaaaaaagaatttttaaaaatttgaataaaaagcAAGAAACTGATCATATAGTACTATGGTAGAGAAAAAACCCCCTTAGCTTCTTCATTTTATGTTGTTCAGAGTTGTTCTGATTTCCAATCATATCATTCAGTAACAATCGAAAGAATATCAAACAAAGTAGGTCCTTACAGCGCCGCCACCACCACATTGAGCCATTAGCTCCTGCATTCTTTCTGATTCAAATCTGCATCAACCCACCATGGAGACAGAAAATTTCTTAAGGAACAATGAGATGGAGCCTTGGCAACTAACTTCTTAAGGAACTAACTTCTTAAGGAACTCTGCTGCTGTGGAATAAGCGTTATCTAACAAGATGCAAATAACAAGAGGCGAGTCAATATAAAGAAAAACTACAATATTAACTGGAAGTCAAACAAATGACTGCCAGTTACAAAATGCATGGATAATCTGAAGAGAAATGCAATGAGGTAATTTAAGGACTTCGCAATAGATTAACCTAGAAAGAGAATATTTTGCAATCACCAGAATGAGAGGCTTGTGGTTGGTTACCACCAATTACCAACTAAGATATACTGGCTCTAATTGTGCTTTTATAGTCAGTACCCACTTCATGCTTGTCAACATAGATGTCGTTctcttttcatttcatttttattagaaGTTAGTACCTCTGTCTAGTTATTTATTTCTCAACACTTATTTAATGTGTTTTGGCTTCAAAAGAAATCCTTAAACAACTTGTTTATCACCAATTAAGAATATGTCCAAGACCACAAGCATATCAGAGATCAATATCTGGGAAGCAATGTAGGAAAAGGAAATAAAAGTGAGAGGATGGAAAGAGGAATAATACCCTTCCCGTGCAAGAAGCGAACACAACAATCAAAGTTCTGCTTGTGGTAGGTTAAGAAGTACTTCCTCGGTATCAGATTCTGCAATGCTACTGGTGGATGGCTTTAAGGAATTATCAACCTTGGATGAGGAAGCTGGCACAATGTCAGACCCAGAAGTTAGGCCTGCTGCTCCAGTATTTATATCAGCACCTGATGTGAAGATCTGCAAAACTTGTTTAGATGCATATACCCCAGATTCGACAGATAAACTAGATTTTTTGTGAGCATTATCAATGATGACATCCAATAAATTTAGAAGCTGCAttgaataaagaagaaaaagatcaGTTCACAGCTAGATCATTCGGTTCAACTCAAGATGTGCTATACTTCCCAAATAAAGTGGCTGATTTAAAAGACTTAATAACAGAGCAATTGCATAAGATCCAAGTTGATGGCTTGGCCGTTCCACATTATCATCTTCATTAATCATGACAGCCTTGCCACGTGCTTTTTCGGAGTCTAGCGAAAATGGTGTGGGTAGCTTGAACTGAAGCAAAATGTTGGCAACATAAGGGTGATTGCGAGCCAAATACGTTAGAGTCTCCAGAACACGCCGGGATACCAAAGGAGGTACACCTACGATCACATAACAAAATTGAACTGTGCCTGCCTAACTGACTGGAGACAAGACTGAAGAATGTACTAGGAAATGGGATAGGAGGCACCAGCAAACTAGTAAAAACATTGAcctataattgaataaaaagatGGGAgtatttaataaagtaatataCCATCGAAGGACTGAGAACGAGAATACATCACATGACTCTGGTAAGCTCTGAAGGGAAGGTGGCTATGATGGAGACAGTATCCATTTCAACGGGTTGACCTTCCAGCTCTTGTGATTGATGCAGCCTTTGGACACGTTGTTGAGCAAGAACTTCTTCTCGGATGTTAGGTGGAAGAGCTGCAAGAAACTCTGGATCAATATCGCCATTGTTTTGGGTTTCTGAACTAGCAGTAGGATGTGCCGCTTGACCTTGTTGAGCAGAAATTACTTCAGCACGGAACTCATCTGGAAGAGCATCTAAGAATGCAGGGTCAATTGATCCAGAATCACCATCCGCATTCACATGATGCTCCTGGGCATGTCCTCTTTGACCAACTACAAGATTAGGATTTGCAGAAACTTCAGTAACATTATGTATTGGTGCATCTACTCCCCTTACAGGAGCAGAACCTCCAAATTATGCATTCATTCTTCTAACCCGTGGATCAGCATGACCTTGCCTTTCACCAGCATCATCGTGCCCATCAGCACTTCCAATTTCAACATCCAGACTCCTAAGACTCTCTCCTAGTGTAGCACCACTGCCACTACTTTCTTGGCTCACTGCTTCAACATCCCTCACAATAGCATCAGTTTGTTCAAATTGCATTTCAGCTGGCAGCGACTCTGCACGTGAAGTTTCAGCTACCTGTATCATATTGTGCATTGTTCTCCTCATTGACATCAAGATACTCTATCAAACCATCGCATAGAAAATTATCAAAAGTACAAACTCCATCCTTCAACAAGGAAAAACATCCAATCATGAAAGTTTGTTATCAAAATCAACTAATTACATGTAAGACACCTACTATTAACTCCTTCAAAAACCACAACTGATTCTCTCTACATCTCTCCAAAGATTCCAGCGACCTTAGGATCAAGAAGGTACTGATAACTCTAAACGACCACATTCGCAAACTGC includes:
- the LOC124943403 gene encoding uncharacterized protein LOC124943403, encoding MYSRSQSFDGVPPLVSRRVLETLTYLARNHPYVANILLQFKLPTPFSLDSEKARGKAVMINEDDNVERPSHQLGSYAIALLLSLLNQPLYLGSIAHLEQLLNLLDVIIDNAHKKSSLSVESGVYASKQVLQIFTSGADINTGAAGLTSGSDIVPASSSKVDNSLKPSTSSIAESDTEEILISDMLVVLDIFLIVNIVVFLYIDSPLVICILLDNAYSTAAEFLKKFESERMQELMAQCGGGGAVRTYFV